NNNNNNNNNNNNNNNNNNNNNNNNNNNNNNNNNNNNNNNNNNNNNNNNNNNNNNNNNNNNNNNNNNNNNNNNNNNNNNNNNNNNNNNNNNNNNNNNNNNNNNNNNNNNNNNNNNNNNNNNNNNNNNNNNNNNNNNNNNNNNNNNNNNNNNNNNNNNNNNNNNNNNNNNNNNNNNNNNNNNNNNNNNNNNNNNNNNNNNNNNNNNNNNNNNNNNNNNNNNNNNNNNNNNNNNNNNNNNNNNNNNNNNNNNNNAAAAGAACTTTCTGAATCCTATCCTTCCAACGTGGGCTTTAAAAATGGACTGGCGATTTCCTACCAATATTTAGGTAACACGCAGAGCAGTTTGGGCAATTTGGAACAGGCTTTACAGTTTTTTGAAAAATACAATAGTTTAGAAAGAGAACTTTATGAAGCCTATCCGAGTAATGTGGGCTTTAAAAACGGTTTGGCAGTATCTTATCTTTATTTAGGTCAAACAGAAGAAAAATTAAATAATATTGCCAATGCCAAAAAGTATTATTTGCAAGGGCAAAAACTTTATCAAGAGTTGGTAAAAGATTTTCCTACTTATCACAATTTTAGACAAAACCTGCAATGGGTAGAAAACCACCTAAAAACCCTCGCATAGCCAAGTGCAGCTCCCTTGGGCGGTTGTTTTTTGCAGGGCGTAAAAAAATGTGTAAGTTTGCAGTGCTTAATATTTCACCTTATACCCTCTCCATTTTTGCGCATGGACTACAATCCGCAAGAGTACGAACCCAAATGGCAGCGTTATTGGCAGGATAGCCAAGTGTATCGCGCCGAAGATGCCAGCTCACAGCCCAAGTGTTACGTCTTGGATATGTTTCCCTACCCTTCGGGGGCAGGTCTGCACGTGGGACACCCCCTTGGCTATATCGCTACCGACATTTTTAGCCGCTTCAAAAAGCTCAAAGGCTACAACGTGCTACACCCCATGGGCTTCGATTCCTTCGGACTCCCCGCCGAACAGTACGCCATCGAAACAGGGCAACACCCCGCCCTAACCACTGCCGAAAACATCGATACCTTCAAAGCCCAATTAGCCAAAATCGGCTTCAACTATGATTGGAACAGAGAAATCCGCACCTCGAATCCCGACTATTACCGTTGGACACAGTGGATTTTTATACAAATTTTTGAGTCTTATTTTGATAAAAAAGAGCAAAAAGCAAAGCCCATCAGTCAGCTAATTGCCCTTTTCGAAAAGGAAGGCAACGCCAACGCCAATGCCGCCTGCAACGAAGATACACCTCTTTTTACTGCTCACGAGTGGCAGCATTTTTCCGAAAAAGAGCAATCGGATAGGCTTATGCACTACCGCTTGGCATATTTGGCTGATGCTTACGTCAATTGGTGTCCTGCCTTAGGTATGGTGCTTGCCAACGACGAAGTAAAAGACGGTCTTTCCGAGCGCGGCGGACACCCCGTAGAGCGCAAACTGATGAAGCAGTGGATGATGCGCATCACCGCCTACGCCGACCGCCTTTTAGAAAACCTCGAAGACTTACAATGGTCTGATGCCCTCAAAGAAATGCAGCGCAATTGGATAGGAAAATCCTACGGCTGTGAGATTGATTTTGAGCTACAAGGTGGGGTAAAACTCACTGCCTTTACCACACGCATCGATACGATTTACGGCGTTACGTATTTAGCCTTAGCTCCTGAATTAGAGATAATTAGCGAACTTACGACGGCAGAGCAGCAGCAGGCTGTTGCCCAATATGTGGCGTATGCTAAAAATAGGTCGGAAAGAGAGCGTCAGGCGGAGGTCAAGACCGTTTCGGGAGTCTTTACGGGTAGTTATGCGCTGAATCCTTTTTCGGGTGCAAAAGTGCCGATTTGGGTTGCCGATTACGTCTTGTCGGGCTATGGTACAGGCGTTGTGATGGGCGTTCCTGCCTCTGATGAGCGCGATTTTCGCTTCGCTACGCATTTCAATTTGCCGATTGTGCAGGTACTCGATAAGACGCAGGTAGATGAAAACGGCAATGTCGTAGAAGCCTATTCTGAAAAGGAAGGCAAGATGGTCAATTCTGCCTTTTTAGATGGTTTGGAAGTAAAGGAGGCGATACAAAAGGCAATAGAACACGCTGAAAGTCAGGGTGTTGGCAAAGGAAAGGTTAATTTCCGCTTGCGTGATGCCGCTTTTAGTCGCCAAAGATACTGGGGCGAACCTATGCCGATTTATTACCAAGAGGGTATTCCCAAGCCTTTGAAAGAGGAGGAGCTACCTTTGCTTTTGCCTACCATCGACGAGTACCGTCCCACAGCCGACGGACAGCCGCCCCTTGCACGCGCCAAAGATTGGAAATACAAGGGTAAATATGAGTACGAAACCACTACCATGCCCGGTTGGGCAGGCTCTTCGTGGTATTTCTTGCGCTATCAAGACCCCGACAACCGCCGCGAATTTGCAGCGCGTAGCCACACCGATTATTGGAATCAGGTGGATTTGTATGTAGGTGGCACTGAACACGCCGTAGGGCATTTGCTCTATTCGCGTTTCTGGACACAATTTTTGTACGATAGAGGGCATATTGCCTTTAAAGAACCCTTTAAAAGGTTAGTCAATCAGGGTATGATTCAAGGCAAGTCGAGCCTGATATACCGTTTGAAGGAAGAAAACAAGTATATTTCTGCCGATTTGGTAAAAAATTATACCAAAGAAGAGAAAGAAAATCTGCAACAGTTACACGTCTGGATTGAACTTGTAGAAAACGACACTTTGAACATTGCCAAGTATAAAAAATGGCGCAGCGAAGCCGCACAAGCCGAATTTGTGTTCTCGAAAGATGGCAATTTTTACTGCGATTCGCAGGTAGAAAAGATGTCGAAACGCCTACACAACGTTGTCAATCCCGACGACATCGTGCGCCAATACAGTGCCGATACGTTGCGTTTATATGAAATGTTTTTAGGTCCTTTGGAATTTTCAAAGCCTTGGGATACAAGCGGCATCGAGGGTGTGAGCAAGTTTTTGCGCAAGGTTTGGCGACTTTTCTACGACCGCGATACGCTTTTGCTCACCGAAGAAGCTCCCACCGAAGCCGAATTGAAGGTTTTGCACAAGACCATCAAAAAGATAGAAGACGACATCGAGCGGCTTTCTTTCAATACCGCAGTGAGCGGCTTGATGATTTGTGTCAATGAATTGCAGGATTTGAAATGCCACAAACGCGCTATCTTAGAACCGTTTTTGGTCTTGCTTTCGCCCCTTGCGCCACACCTTTGCGAGGAGCTATGGCAAAATGCTTTGGGCAAAAAAGATAGCATTGTATTGGCAAAATTTCCTACCTTCGAGGCACGTTATCTGGTTGAAAATCAGATAGAATACCCCATTTCTATCAATGGCAAAGTGCGCGATAAAATCACCCTTGCTGCCGACATCAGTGCTGCCGAAGCCGAAAAAATTGTACTACAATCTGAATCAGTACAGAAATGGTTAGAAGGGAAATCGCCTAAAAAGTTTATTTTTGTACCCAAAAGAATTATCAATTTAGTGGTCTAAAAAATAAGCTGCTTTGCATTTATGTAGGGACAAGGCACTGCCTTGTTCGCCTTGTTCGCCTTGTTCGCCTTATCCGTAGGCACTGTCTTGTCTGCATAGATAAGATTGAAATATAAAACTGAAAATCGTTTGTTCATTGCTATTTATATTCCCAAAAGCGATTGAAGCAAAAAAGCCCACAGACTTTTTTTTGGTCTGTGGGCTTTTTAAATGGTCTTTAAATAGGCTTTAAATCTCTAAAAACGGATATTTGTAATCGGTAGGCGGCACAAAATTTTCCTTGATGGCACGTGGGCTTACCCAGCGGAGTAGGTTGAGATACGAACCTGCTTTGTCGTTTGTACCCGAAGCGCGACTGCCCCCAAAAGGTTGCTGCCCTACTACTGCTCCTGTGGGCTTGTCGTTGATGTAGAAATTGCCTGCTGCATGGCGCAATTTTTTGATGCCATATTCGAGGGCGTAGCGGTCTTTGGCGAAAAGCGCACCCGTTAGGGCGTAGGGCGAGGTCTTGTCGGTGAGTTCCAAAACGCGCTCATAGTCGTCCGCAGCATAGACATAAATCGTCAGCACGGGACCAAAAAGCTCCTCGCACATGGTTACGTACATCGGGTCGGCTACCTTCAAGACGGTAGGCTCGATGAAATAGCCCACAGATTTATCGTAGTTTCCGCCTGCAATAATTTCTACATTTGCATCTTTTTTCGCATTGTCTATGTATTTTGCCAATTTGTCAAAAGATTTTTCATCGATAACGGCATTGACAAAAGTGCCAAATTCTTCGGGCGACCCCATCTTGATTTCGGCAAGCATGGCTTTCATTTCCTTTTCAATCTCTGCCCAAAGGTTATCAGGCAGATAGGCGCGTGAGGCGGCTGAACATTTCTGACCCTGATACTCAAAAGCTCCGCGCACTAAGGCGACGGCTACTTCTTTGGCATCTGCGCTGTGGTGGGCAACCACAAAGTCTTTGCCCCCTGTTTCGCCTACAATGCGTGGGTATGATTTGTATTTGTGAATATTATTGCCGATAGTTTTCCATATATTCTGAAAAACGCCTGTACTTCCTGTAAAGTGTATCCCTGCAAAATCGGCATGGTTGAAGATGACCTCGCCTGTATCTACGCCTTCGGTATAAATTAGGTTGATAACCCCCGCAGGCAGCCCTGCCTTTTGGAAAACTTCCATGATGACGGCAGCGGAAAAGATTTGGGTGAAAGCAGGTTTCCAAACTACTACATTACCCATCAGGGCAGGTGAAGCGGGCAAATTGCCTGCAATGGCGGTGAAATTGAAGGGCGTAAGTGCAAAGATAAAGCCTTCTAAGGGGCGATGCTCCAAACGATTCCAAATCTGGGGCGAAGAGATAGGCTGTTCGCTATAAATTTGCTGCATATAATAGGCATTGAAGCGCAAAAAGTCTATCAATTCGCAAGCCGAGTCTATTTCGGCTTGATACGCATTTTTAGACTGTGCCAATACCGTTGCCGCATTGATTTTGGCGCGATAAGGACCTGCTAAAAGGTCGGCGGCTTTTAAAAAGATGGCGGCGCGTGCTTCCCAAGCCATATCTTCCCATTCCGCTTTGGCATGCAGGGCGGCGCGAATGGCTTGCTCTACGTGGCTCTTGTCGCCTTTGTGAAAATAGCCGATAACGTTTTGATGGTCGTGAGGCGGCGCAATGGCTACTTTTTGCTCTGTTCTAACTGCCTGCCCACCAATGTACATGGGAATATCGGTAAGGGTAGCGCGAAAAGCGGCGATAGCTTCTTGTAGTGCCTTGCGTTCGGGCGAGCCTGCCCCATAATTCAAAACAGGTTCATTCTTCGGGGGGGGGATTCGGAATATCGCGTTAGACATAAAAAGCGGTGTTTTAGGTGTGTGATGGCTTCTGTGAAAAAGCGAATGACTAAAAGCAAAGGTACATCTTTTTTCACTTGCTACCAAGATAGCGGCTTCGAAGGCGTGGCAAAATCGCTTTGCGAGCTGAAAAGCAGCCCTATTAAATTCTAAAAAACAGATGAAATGTAGGACAAGGCACTGCCTTGTCCTAAATTAGATTGAAATAAAATGATGCAGGGAGGCGCAAAGTAGAGTTTAAGCCAAATTTTATTTCGTAAAAATTGACAAGATAAGGTTTTGTAAAATTTAACATTTCTGTAAATGTAGGGACAAGGCACTGCCTTGTCCGAAGTGAGATTGAAACAGAAACGGTGTATAGATTAAATAGTTTTAATAACTTTTATTGCATGGGATTGCATGCAACAAAATCGCTTCCTACAGATACTAAGTTTTTTATATTGCTGCCTAACTTTATATTTTACACTGTTACGTGCGCTGCTTTTTGCATCAAGCCAAAAAAAAGAGTATCTTTGCTTGTCATTTTGTAGATAAAAATATTGATGCCCGCCCTATGATTTTTCAAAATAGCTGCTTAATTTCTTCCTTTTTTGCCCTTTTTTTGTGGGCAGTTTCGTTTTTTAGCCTATCTGCCCAAGAGTTGCGTTGGAACGTCATCATCAACGACGGGCAGGTGCAGACCCAAGATAGGCAGGTGGTAGCACAACTCAAAAGCACCATCGAGACCTTTTTGAATACTACCGTCTGGACAAGCGACGAATTTTTGGAAGCCGAGCGCATCGATTGTACGCTGCTGCTCACCTTAGACAAAAAGACTACGCCCGAACAAGGTTTTTTTTCGGGAAAAGGGCAAATTCAGTATAGCCGCCCTATTTATGGTACAAATTACCAATCGCCTGTTTTAGATTATTTCGACAACTTTTTCGAGTTTAGCTATCGCAATGGCGACCAAATGAACTTTGTAGAAAATGCACCTTCACCGCCACTGCCTGCACTTTTGGCGTACTATGCGTATTTGATTTTGGCTCTCGATTACGACACTTTTTCGAAGTTGGGTGGCAATCCTTATTACGAAAAGTTGCAAAATCTTATCAATAATGCCCAAAGTTTGCCTACAAAAGGCTGGACAGCAAGCAGTGATGTGCGCTCGCGTTATTGGCTTTTCGAAAATCTAAATAACCCCCAATATGCAGATTTCAGAGAAGGGCTTTACACCTACCACCGCTTGGCATTGGATAAGATGGGCGAAAATCCGTTGGCAGCACGTAGCGAAATATTGAAATTGCTTAAAAAGTTTCCCAATATCGCCCGTATTCAGCCCAACTCTATTCTATTGCAGACCTTTTTCAATACCAAAGGCGAGGAATTGATACAAATTTTTATGGGTGCAGAGCCTGCCATTCGCCAAGAAGCGGCTACGGTTTTGCTGCAATTAGACCCCAGCAATGGCAACCGCTACCGCCAACTGACCAAGTAGCGTTAGAGAAAGTACATCAATTTTATTATTCATTTTTAAACAAAATCTTAGAAAATGGCAAAAACAGCTCTCATCACAGGCAGCACACGTGGCATTGGCTTGGGTATCGCACGCGCATTTGCGGCGGCAGGCTATAATGTGGTCTTTAATGGTTTGGAGGAAAATGGCGAGGAAATTGCGCAAGGCGTGGGGCAGGAATTTGGGGTAGGTACGCTTTTTTCACCTGCTAATATGCTTGAAGGGGAGCAAATTCGCCAGATGGTGGCGCAGGCAGAGGAAAAATTTGGCGGTGTAGATGTGCTTATCAATAACGCAGGGATTCAGTTTGTTTCTCCTGTCGAGGATTTCCCCGAAGCGCGTTGGGAAATGATTATCGGCATCAATCTTACATCGGCATTTCATACCAGCAAAGCCGTTTGGAAGGGCATGAAGGCGCGTGGTTTTGGTAGGATTATCAACATTGCTTCGGCGCATGGGCTTCGTGCGTCCGAATTTAAGTCTGCTTATGTGGCTGCCAAACATGGCGTGGTGGGGCTTACAAAGGTCTTGGCTTTGGAAGGTGCGCCTTACGGCATTACGGCAAACGCCATCTGCCCTGGATATGTGCTTACGCCCCTTGTAGAAGGGCAGATTAAAGACCAAGCCAAAGCGCATGGCATTTCAGAAGAGGAAGTGGTACAAAAAATTATGCTCCACAAACAGCCCGTCAAAGACTTTGTTTCAGTGGAATTATTGGCAAATATGGCGTTGCTTATCGCTTCGGAAAGCTCTAAGACCCTCACAGGGGCAGCTCTGCCCATTGAAGGCGGCTGGACGGCGCAGTAGGTAGCCCAAAAGAAGTTGCGCAAAATTGGTTTAAAAGTCGGATAAAAACAACTGCAACAAAAGACCTCATTTTTCCAAACCTTTTCGCTGCCTTTGATGCAGTGAGAAGGTTTGGTAGTAACAATTTTCGTCCTTTTGCGTATATTTTTGCGCTCGGAATTGCTTTTTTGAAAAAAATACGTAATTTTGGTATTCTCAATATGCGATTGTATAAAGGCAAATTTCTTACTTAGGCAAGAACTTTGTACCCTTTTTTAAAATTTTCACCACTTCAACCTCCGACCACCACAAAAAGCATTAGAAAATGACTAAAAATCTAAACAATCTCAATCCATACGGATACGTGAAAGACGGCAAAGTATTCTTGAAAGGCTACTTAGATTTGCCTGATAGAGAGATTGGCGTAGTTCGCGAAACAGAAGAAGCCAGTATCCAATACTTTGTAGACCGTTACGACAAGTTCAAAGAAAAATTAGAAGTTTTGGAAAGCCAACTCAAAGAAACGAGCAACAAAGGCTCTTATTTGATGAAGCTCACCCACATGCGCACACACCTACATAGCTACAATGCCTTAGGCGATTTCGTAGCCTTACTCCAGCAAATCGAGAGCATCGAGAACTACATTGTAGATTACATCAAAGACAATCGCATCAAGAACAAGCAAATTAAGGAGCAACTCTTGATGGAAGCCGAAGAACTCAAAGAGAGCAGCGATTGGGAAGAAACAACCGAGAAAATGCGTGAAATCAAGATGCGATGGATACGCACAGGAAGTATCGGTGACAATGAGGAAGCCTTTTCAGAACGCTTCGACGAGGCTATCAATCACTTCTTCAAACGCCGCAAAGACTTCTTCGAGCGCGAAAGGCAGGAATCTGACCACCGCGTAGATTTTTATACCAAGATTATTGAGGAGTTAGAACACATCAACCGCCGTCTGGAGCGTGTCGGCGAGGAGGAGCAGAAAGAAATGCGGGCGCGTGTCATTACCTTGCAGCGCGATTGGAAAACAGTAGGGCAAATTTCGAAGTGGAAATACCTCAAACTATGGAAGCGTTACAAGCGCGAAATAGACGACTTTTTCAATAACAAAGCCATGCAAGAGCAGGGCGGACGAGGTTTTGGCAAAAGGCAGCAACCGCGTCCCCACAAGATTTTCTTACAGCCCACGCCTACTACGCCTGCGGGTATTTTGAAGCGAAAAGAGGACGTTTGTAAGTTTGTCGAGGATATAAACGAAAACTTTAAGCCCATCAATCTCAAAGACATCAAGACCCTACAAGCCGAGTGGAAGCAAATGGGCATTATCCGCGACAATGAATCTGACAAGGAATACAACCACCGCTTTCATTCTACTTGCAGCGAAATCTTTACCCATGCCTTTTTGGAAGCGCAGGTAAAACAAACTTTCGAGGGCTATACCGAAAAGACGAGTTTTGAGCAGGTCAAACTCAAAATCAAACTCCTCAAAGATGCCATTCGCGACGACGAAACACAACTGCAAGAAATTACGCGCGGTGTCCAGACCGACTCTTTTGGCAGACCTCAATTCGAAATGCGCAATCCTGCCCATGAAGCCCTCAAACTTTCATACATGAACACGCTCAATAAAATCAAGACCGAAAAACGTATCTTGAAGCGTTTTCAAGCCTTACTCACCAATCACTATTATTAAGAGATAAGGTGGTTGTCGGAGGCTTTGTTCATAGCTCCAATAGAAGGCAGTATTTTTGGAAAAGCCTTTTATTGGGGCTTCTTTTGTGGTTCGGCTACAAAAACAAAGGCAACTTTTTGTTTTTTTTATCGTAGTAAAAGCCGCTAAGGAAAACCAAAACGCGCTTTTGGCGTTTATGATAAGAAAGAAAAATAACGCTTTTTGACTTTTTGGTATAAGGTTTGGAACTTTCGCTGCTCTTGCCTATCTACACAAGGAAGGAAACGAAAAAAACAAAATATTTTACACCCAAAGAATAGGTACAACTTGCTTGTGTAAGAAAAAAAGAGTATTATTCCCCAAACAATAGCTCGAAGGTCGTATCTTTGCGCACTTTATTCGAACCGCCCTGAAAAAGAGTGCCTTTTTATCTTGATTTTCCTTTTTCTATTGTCCTTATCATTTCACTTAAAATCTTGCCAACGTATGTATTGGACTCTCGAACTTGCTTCTTATTTAGAAGATGCTCCCTGGCCTGCCACCAAAGATGAGCTTATCGATTACGCTACGCGCACAGGTGCGCCGATGGAAGTCATAGAAAACCTCCAAGATTTGGAAGATGATGGCGAGCCTTACGAAAGCATCGAGGAGATTTGGCCTGATTATCCCACCAAAGAGGATTTCTTTTTCAACGAAGATGAATACTAAGCGAAAAACTAACATTTCTTTGGGAAATGTTAGTTTTTTTTAGCTCCCTACCCAAAAAGGTGCGATTTGGCGACGCTGCAAAAGCCTGCTTTCATTTTTTTTCCTATTTTTGTGAAGCCAAAAAACGCGCTCTTTTTTTATCGCTTTTTCAAAAGTAGGCGGCTTGGGCTTTTCTGTAGCTGCTCAAAAAATGCAATCATGTCTGAACAAAAAAATTCTACTGCTATTTCCAATAAGGCTGCTACAAGCCTGCAAAACGACTTGCTCCTTCGTGCTGCCAAAGGCGAACAGGTAGAGCGTCCCCCCGTCTGGGTCATGCGACAGGCAGGGCGTATTTTGCCTCAATACCGCGCTGTGCGTGAGCGGCTTTCGGGTTTTATCGAGCTGGTTACTACGCCCGAATTAGCTGCCGAAGTTACTTTGCAGCCCGTTGATATTTTGGGCGTAGATGCGGCTATTATTTTTTCAGATATTTTGGTTGTCCCCGAAGCGATGGGGCTGCCCTATGAGATGATAGAAAAAAGGGGACCTTATTTTCCCAACACAATCCAAACGGTTGAAGATTTAGACAAACTCCCCACTCAAATAGACGTTGCCGACCGCCTAAGTTATGTCTTTGAAGCGATTGCGCTCACCAAAAAAGCCTTAGCAGGGCGCGTGCCGCTGATAGGTTTTGCAGGCGCACCCTTCACTATTTTTGCTTATATGGTAGAAGGCAAAGGCTCTAAAACTTTCGATAAAGCCAAAAAAATGCTTTATACGCAGCCCGATTTGGCACACGCGCTTTTAGAAAAAATCACCCAAACGACGATAACTTACCTCCGTTTGCAGGTAGAAGCAGGTGCAGATTTGTTACAAGTATTCGATTCTTGGGCAGGTTTGCTCTCTTTGGAGCAGTATCGCATTTTTAGCTTGCCTTATTTGCAAAAAATTTGTCAGGCAATTCCACAAGTCCCCAAGACGATTTTTGCCAAAGGCGCAGTGGCGGCGCGTCAGGACATTGCTCATTTAGATTGTCAGGTGGTGGGGCTGGATTGGACAATGCCCATTGCCGAATCGCGTGCCTTAGCAGGTGAAAAGACCTTACAAGGCAATTTAGACCCTTGTGCTTTGTATGCTTCCTTTGCCGAAGTAGAAAAAATGACGCGCCAGATGCTCATCGAATTTGGCAGGCAGAAACATATTGCCAACTTAGGGCATGGCGTGTATCCCGATACGGAATGGGAAAAGGTGAAATGTTTTATCGATACGGTCAAGGGTTTTTAAGACTCGAAACCGCGCTTGCCGTTTTGCCACTGTTTGTGTTCTTTTTTTTCGACCTTCGTAAAAATTTAAACCCAAAATTAAACCCTAAGCGTCGTAAAGATACTTAGGGTTTGTTTTGGATTTTGCTTCAATCCAACTTCGGACAAGATAATATTTTCCTCTACAAATTTGGGCTACCAAGTAGCGATAACCGTTTTTCCTGCCTTCGTAACTTGCTGTAAATCAACTTCAATTTTGGCATCTAAGGGAAGAAACAAATCCACACGTGAGCCGAATTTGATAAAGCCAAATTCTTGTCCTTGCTCTACAATTTGCTCCTCTTTTACATACCAACAAATTCTACGCGCAAGTGCGCCTGCTATCTGTCGCATCAGTAGTTCTTTTCCGCTGCGGTGCTGCAATACAACAGTGGTGCGCTCGTTGTCGGTGCTTGCCTTTGGATGCCAAGCGACTAAGTAAAGACCGGGGTGATATTTAAAAAACTTTACCTTTCCTGTAATGGGGTTGCGATTGACATGCACATTGATAGGCGACATAAAAATTGAAACCTGTTTGCGTTTGCCCTTGAAATATTCAGGCTCTTCTACTTCCTCTATCACGACAACTTTTCCGTCGGCAGGAGCTAAGATTTGGTTTTCATTTTTTTCTATCACGACAGTTGGGTTGCGGAAAAATTGCAACACAACCAAGAAAAAGAACAATCCTATTCCGATGGCGATATTGTGAATCCAGACGTTTTCGGTAAAGTAGTGTGCTGCGCCAATGAGAGCGGCGAGAGCTAAGGTGGTTATCAATAAGGAGGGATACCCTTCGCGGTGAATAGTCATAAGAGTTGGGATTGGTGTAAAAAAGCAAATTCGAGCGTGCTGCCAAAAGGAGGCTAAGAATGGGGTTTGAGGCAAGTTCTTCAAAGAAAGAAGCGGCAAATTTAAGCCTTCTACAACGAATCTCAAAACATCAAGATTTAAAAAATGTAAAGGCGAGCTTTTCTTAGCCCAAAACTAAACTCATAGCTTGTAATTTTCGTTTAAGAAAAACAACTTATGCCCCAAATTGGCTACTGCGGCTGCCTTGCAGAAAGGCGGCACACTTCAAAAATTGTCTATCCTTATCTTCTCTATTACGATACAATTCGTTGATTATGAGCAACTTAACCCTGCCTCCCAATTTAGTCCAGCAGTTGCCCCTAAGTGTAGGCGTGCAGCTTTCTCAAATGCCACAGGCAGCGCAAGAAGAATTTTTCCACCTCTATACCAGCCAAGCACGTTCTACTTCGGTTTCCTATATTCTGCACCTTTTGGTCATGGGTACGCATTATGCTTATCTGAATAAATGGATTTCCCAACTTTTTTATTGGCTTACGGCTGGCGGTTTCGGCTTCTGGTGGCTCATAGATTTGGCGCGTATTCCGAGTATGGTACAAAAGTATAATAATCAAATCGCTGAAACGATTATGAAAGATTTGCTTATCAAATACGAAACCAAATCGGAAGCCTATTTGCGCAAGCATGCCTATGCGCACCCCGATAGAGAGCGCAATTTGAAAAGCACACATCCGATTGTCAGCAGCAAACCCAGCTTGCCGCCCCTGCGTCCGCGCCCTTTGAAGCCTGCCCTCAAAGACGCGCTCAATCCTTCGCTCGAACACCTGCAAATGGATAGCCTCTTAGACTACGACTTCAAAACTTGGCGGGTAGCCCAAGAGTGGCAATACGATTGGGAAGATGGCGAAAGTCTGCGCGAATTTAAGTTGGTTTCTGAAATGGAAG
Above is a genomic segment from Hugenholtzia roseola DSM 9546 containing:
- the leuS gene encoding leucine--tRNA ligase, with the translated sequence MDYNPQEYEPKWQRYWQDSQVYRAEDASSQPKCYVLDMFPYPSGAGLHVGHPLGYIATDIFSRFKKLKGYNVLHPMGFDSFGLPAEQYAIETGQHPALTTAENIDTFKAQLAKIGFNYDWNREIRTSNPDYYRWTQWIFIQIFESYFDKKEQKAKPISQLIALFEKEGNANANAACNEDTPLFTAHEWQHFSEKEQSDRLMHYRLAYLADAYVNWCPALGMVLANDEVKDGLSERGGHPVERKLMKQWMMRITAYADRLLENLEDLQWSDALKEMQRNWIGKSYGCEIDFELQGGVKLTAFTTRIDTIYGVTYLALAPELEIISELTTAEQQQAVAQYVAYAKNRSERERQAEVKTVSGVFTGSYALNPFSGAKVPIWVADYVLSGYGTGVVMGVPASDERDFRFATHFNLPIVQVLDKTQVDENGNVVEAYSEKEGKMVNSAFLDGLEVKEAIQKAIEHAESQGVGKGKVNFRLRDAAFSRQRYWGEPMPIYYQEGIPKPLKEEELPLLLPTIDEYRPTADGQPPLARAKDWKYKGKYEYETTTMPGWAGSSWYFLRYQDPDNRREFAARSHTDYWNQVDLYVGGTEHAVGHLLYSRFWTQFLYDRGHIAFKEPFKRLVNQGMIQGKSSLIYRLKEENKYISADLVKNYTKEEKENLQQLHVWIELVENDTLNIAKYKKWRSEAAQAEFVFSKDGNFYCDSQVEKMSKRLHNVVNPDDIVRQYSADTLRLYEMFLGPLEFSKPWDTSGIEGVSKFLRKVWRLFYDRDTLLLTEEAPTEAELKVLHKTIKKIEDDIERLSFNTAVSGLMICVNELQDLKCHKRAILEPFLVLLSPLAPHLCEELWQNALGKKDSIVLAKFPTFEARYLVENQIEYPISINGKVRDKITLAADISAAEAEKIVLQSESVQKWLEGKSPKKFIFVPKRIINLVV
- the pruA gene encoding L-glutamate gamma-semialdehyde dehydrogenase, whose product is MSNAIFRIPPPKNEPVLNYGAGSPERKALQEAIAAFRATLTDIPMYIGGQAVRTEQKVAIAPPHDHQNVIGYFHKGDKSHVEQAIRAALHAKAEWEDMAWEARAAIFLKAADLLAGPYRAKINAATVLAQSKNAYQAEIDSACELIDFLRFNAYYMQQIYSEQPISSPQIWNRLEHRPLEGFIFALTPFNFTAIAGNLPASPALMGNVVVWKPAFTQIFSAAVIMEVFQKAGLPAGVINLIYTEGVDTGEVIFNHADFAGIHFTGSTGVFQNIWKTIGNNIHKYKSYPRIVGETGGKDFVVAHHSADAKEVAVALVRGAFEYQGQKCSAASRAYLPDNLWAEIEKEMKAMLAEIKMGSPEEFGTFVNAVIDEKSFDKLAKYIDNAKKDANVEIIAGGNYDKSVGYFIEPTVLKVADPMYVTMCEELFGPVLTIYVYAADDYERVLELTDKTSPYALTGALFAKDRYALEYGIKKLRHAAGNFYINDKPTGAVVGQQPFGGSRASGTNDKAGSYLNLLRWVSPRAIKENFVPPTDYKYPFLEI
- a CDS encoding DUF4835 family protein, which produces MWAVSFFSLSAQELRWNVIINDGQVQTQDRQVVAQLKSTIETFLNTTVWTSDEFLEAERIDCTLLLTLDKKTTPEQGFFSGKGQIQYSRPIYGTNYQSPVLDYFDNFFEFSYRNGDQMNFVENAPSPPLPALLAYYAYLILALDYDTFSKLGGNPYYEKLQNLINNAQSLPTKGWTASSDVRSRYWLFENLNNPQYADFREGLYTYHRLALDKMGENPLAARSEILKLLKKFPNIARIQPNSILLQTFFNTKGEELIQIFMGAEPAIRQEAATVLLQLDPSNGNRYRQLTK
- a CDS encoding 3-hydroxybutyrate dehydrogenase; this translates as MAKTALITGSTRGIGLGIARAFAAAGYNVVFNGLEENGEEIAQGVGQEFGVGTLFSPANMLEGEQIRQMVAQAEEKFGGVDVLINNAGIQFVSPVEDFPEARWEMIIGINLTSAFHTSKAVWKGMKARGFGRIINIASAHGLRASEFKSAYVAAKHGVVGLTKVLALEGAPYGITANAICPGYVLTPLVEGQIKDQAKAHGISEEEVVQKIMLHKQPVKDFVSVELLANMALLIASESSKTLTGAALPIEGGWTAQ
- a CDS encoding DUF349 domain-containing protein — protein: MTKNLNNLNPYGYVKDGKVFLKGYLDLPDREIGVVRETEEASIQYFVDRYDKFKEKLEVLESQLKETSNKGSYLMKLTHMRTHLHSYNALGDFVALLQQIESIENYIVDYIKDNRIKNKQIKEQLLMEAEELKESSDWEETTEKMREIKMRWIRTGSIGDNEEAFSERFDEAINHFFKRRKDFFERERQESDHRVDFYTKIIEELEHINRRLERVGEEEQKEMRARVITLQRDWKTVGQISKWKYLKLWKRYKREIDDFFNNKAMQEQGGRGFGKRQQPRPHKIFLQPTPTTPAGILKRKEDVCKFVEDINENFKPINLKDIKTLQAEWKQMGIIRDNESDKEYNHRFHSTCSEIFTHAFLEAQVKQTFEGYTEKTSFEQVKLKIKLLKDAIRDDETQLQEITRGVQTDSFGRPQFEMRNPAHEALKLSYMNTLNKIKTEKRILKRFQALLTNHYY
- a CDS encoding DUF2795 domain-containing protein, producing the protein MYWTLELASYLEDAPWPATKDELIDYATRTGAPMEVIENLQDLEDDGEPYESIEEIWPDYPTKEDFFFNEDEY